Genomic window (Labeo rohita strain BAU-BD-2019 unplaced genomic scaffold, IGBB_LRoh.1.0 scaffold_1926, whole genome shotgun sequence):
tgtggagAGCAATATACTCATTGTAAATTTATTCTGGGTGCTGGTTatagccagacacaaaaaataaaatggcagtTAATTAATTTCTTAGTGGGTCAAGCAAAACTTGCTATACTTACCACAAGAAGAAACAAAATTGAGAATGTACATGGTCAAGAGATTCTGCCAGTTTTTAAAGCTTTTGTTAGGTCAAGGATTATAATAGATTTTAGGTATTATACAGCAATGAATGATGTTGAAACCTTTGTACAGCAGTGGTGTTATAATGATGCTGTTTGTAGTGTGGTGGAAGGAGAgttgtgttttgatttgttgtGGAGCTAATTTTACTGTGAAATGAAAAAGTGATGTAATAAAGTTGTTTGGTTAAAAatcaaatctctctctctctctctctctctctctctctctctctctctctctctctctctctctctctctctctctctctctctctctctctctctctctctctctctctctctctctctctctctctctctctctctctctctctctctctctctgagtgcatgctgggagtgaATGGGCGGAGTTTGATGAGCCGGCATGGCGTTAAGGTCATGCCGGCAGAGCGTTGTTCAGTCGAGGACTGTGTTCttgctgttgctgctgttgttggtGATTGCATTCTTTCTGCATCTAGAATGAATACCGCAATTGTGATCTTTTTAAGCAATGTTGATAAAGTAGATAAAGTTGTAGAGACCGGGATTGTTGTGAATGATTCTCTTACTCCGGTTATGCCCCTCGTTCAACCTgcgaaaaaagtaattttgtcaAATGTCCCGCCGTTTTATTAAAGATGAGGTAATTGAGAGGGAATTGTCGAGACACAGAAAGTGTGTGTCAAAAATCAAGAATATTTCACTTGGTTGTAAATCACTACAGTCGAAGCATGTTGTATCATTTAGGAGGCAAGTGTATATGATCCTAAATAATCCAAACAAAGAGCTAAATTTAGCCATGAAATTTAGGATTCatgattttgattgtttttttttttttttttttttttttgtttttttttttttttttttttttgctacctCAGAATCTATGAAGTGCTTTGGTTGCAAACAAGAGGGTCATGTTATATGTGCATGCCCTGAGAAGAGTGTAGATCAGAATCGCAATGCGGATGAAGTGTTTACAATTACAAATCAAGCacaaacaagaaataaagtatCTTGTATGGATAAAGATGGATCTGGTGATTgtgaaagtaataaaaatgaaaatgtgaccATAAATGAAAAGATACATGAAGGTGGTGTTTTTGAGGCTAATAAGCAGGCCATATTGGAAGATGCTTTGGATGTTGACATGTCAGAAGatcaatgtttatttaaaacacctACTTTAAAAAGGAAAACTAAAGGCAAGGGAAAAGATAGACGGGCTAGCAAAAAAGTTACTGGATTAGTTGCTGGTGATGCAAGGGAGTTGGACACGGAGTTGAGTAATGTTGACAGTGAACTACAAAAAGACTGAAGTGTCCAGATTGCCCTGATTCACCCTGTTATTTTGATATTGAGtgtctgtgaagctgcttttcAATTCAATTACCATCATTACCAGAGTAAacttggctttttttttctccatgttgTACTTCCTCATCTGCTGTATTATTCTATGGAGACATTTCCTCCAGTCCAGCAGGATGCAGCAGAGAGCAGGTTTATCAGACTGAAGTAATCAGAGAGGAAGATAAATATCAGATAGATGAGAGGGGAAGATAAATATCAGATCCACAGCTCTTGCTGCTGTTTTTCCTTCATCATCAATATAAAAGTTCAGTCTGGCCTGTTTAACGCTCTTTGAGTCCATTTGAGTGTTCACAGACACTGGCTTTGTTCACAGACACAAGCTGATAACATGTTGTTGAATGTACAATGAGTTTTTAAGTGTGACTGAAGGTCTTTATTCTTGTCAAAGGCCAGTGTGAAATGAAACCACTTCCTGTGTAGGCTTAGCACACTTGAAAAAGACTAGTGACTATTCTAAAGATCACAGTTCATCTGTGAAGACGTACTGTAAGACAGTGAATAATGGAAGTAGAGtccatttatgaaaatgttgaaTGCAGAGATATTGAGAACACAACTGGACCTCAAACTCAGACTTACGGCCAGGATGAAGGAAAAGATCGAAAgcacagtaagaaaaaaaaaacaaaaacaagaacaaacaaacaaaaaaaaactttaaagcagAAATGGTGTCACAGATGCTGTTATTAATGGTGTCAATAATGTTTGAGGAAATGAGAAGAGTTACAtacaagtaaaatatttattctaagaaaaatatgtccatgtttctgcatttatattaaatgtattttaacattaattattgCTTATTTACTTTTTCAACACAACCTTGTTTGGATATTTTTTCGATATAGCAACATTATTTCTATATAGCACTGTTTGTCTTACAAAAGAATATAAAAGCTCGACAGCATTATCTAAAGATAATGACTGATTATCTTACAAGTTTATTTGAAACTTAATTCCTAACAATATGTTGTGTATgagttgtgtgttttgtttctgtttgtcaGGAGGAAGTAGATGTTTGGTGTTGATCACAGTGTGTCTCGGGctcatttgtgttcttctgctggTCTTCATCATACTGCAGAACATCACCATCACAGCAGAGAGAGGCCTGATAAAGAGTTACAAGAACACAGTTGAAGAGTTCAATCAAACAATCAAAAGCTTACAGGACGAAAAACACCAACTGCAGAACAACTTCTACTCTTTGAATCAGAAGAAACTGGAGCTGGAGACTAGAGTCAAAGTTGTCACTGCTGAGAAAGACCAGTTACAGAGAAGCACTGAATTTTTCATTCAGAGGAAACTGGAGctggagaaaaaagtcaaagatCTGAATGCTGAGAAAGACGTGTTACAGAGGAGTTTTGACTCTTTGAATAAGAAAAAACTGGAGTTAGAAAGCAAAGTCACTTCTCTGAGTGAGGAACTGAAGAAAGAATCAACTAAACGAGGTCAGTGCATATATGTAGTGCCTTGCGAAATATTCAATccccttctttcttttttttttttttaattaattaattaattttattttattttttattttttatgttccaGCCTTATggtaaactg
Coding sequences:
- the LOC127159125 gene encoding CD209 antigen-like protein C, with the translated sequence MEVESIYENVECRDIENTTGPQTQTYGQDEGKDRKHRGSRCLVLITVCLGLICVLLLVFIILQNITITAERGLIKSYKNTVEEFNQTIKSLQDEKHQLQNNFYSLNQKKLELETRVKVVTAEKDQLQRSTEFFIQRKLELEKKVKDLNAEKDVLQRSFDSLNKKKLELESKVTSLSEELKKESTKRGWFFLSSELKSWSDSRQYCRDRGADLVIINSEEKQRFISSLTMERVWIGLSDTEHEGKMTWVDNSPLNQGLWLQGEPNNYLGSEDCIELNYKREQRGWSPLNSWNDAPCSEKKKGICEK